GCTTCCGTCTTTAGCATAAATTTTAGTTCCCACTACTGCAACAGGAACAGTTTGTCCCTCTGCAACATTCGGAGCCCCACAAACGATATTTAAAACTTTTCCGTTTCCTACATCTACCGTTGTTTTGTTTAATTTATCAGCATTAGGATGTTTCTCACAAGTCAAAACTTTTCCTACAACGATGCCTTCAAGACTTCCCTTTACACTTTCAAACTTATAGATTCCCTCTACTTCAAGACCAATATCGGTAAGAAATTCACCGATTCTTTCGGTTTTCAGTTCTGTTTTGATGTAGTCTTTCAGCCAGTTGCTTGATATTTTCATTAGTAGAATTTTAAATATTTAATCTTCAGGTTTTGTATTCATCATTTTTAACAACCATGAAACACCTCTGAATTTTGCGTCTACAAATGTCGTGTTTTTTTAAGAAATACCGAAATTCAAAAAGGTTAAAAAAATCATATTAATGGTTATTGATGGATTAAAAACAGATTTAAGTAGGGATTAAGATTTAGTTAATAGATTTCACCTAAAATACATTTCTCAAAATTAAATTGCGCACAATTTAATTTTACCATACCTTTGTCCTATAATTTTAAAACAAAGAAAAATGTCATTAATAGAAAATTTAAACTGGAGACACGCAGTAAAAGCTTACAATCCGGAAAAAAAAGTTTCTCAGGAAGATTTAAATAAAATTTTAGAAGCAGCAAGATTAGCGCCTACTTCTTCAGGGTTACAGCCTTTCAGAGTAATCGTTGTAGAAAATCAGGATTTAAAAAATAAAATGGTAGAAGGAGCGCTTAATCCGGAAGTAATGAGAGATTCTTCTCATGTATTGGTTTTTGCAGCTTGGGATAGCTATTCTAACGAAAAAATTGATAAAGTATATGATTATACTACAGATGAAAGAGATTTGCCGAGAGGTCGCTTTGGAAGTTATACCGATAAGATAAAAACCATGTACAACGCACAAACTCCAGAACAACATTTTGCACATACAGCGCGCCAAACTTATATTGCATTAGGTTTAGCGATGGCTCAAGCGGCAGAGCTTAAAATAGATTCTACTCCTGCGGAAGGTTTTAGTAATGAAGTTGTAGATGAAATTTTAGGGCTTAAAGAATTAGGTTTGAAAAGTGTAAGTTTGCTGTATCTTGGTTACAGAGACCAGGATAACGACTGGATGGCTTCGATGAAAAAAGTCAGAATTCCTATGGAGGAATTTATCATCAAAAAATAACAATTCGTCAACTTCACTTTCGCACTTATGGAAAATTCAGAATCTTTAAAATTAGAAAATCAAATTTGCTTTCCGCTATACGTGATCGCAAAACAGATCACAGGTCTTTACCGTCCTTTTCTTGATGAGCTGGATATTACCTATCCACAATATCTTGTGATGATGACTTTGTGGGAAAATGATGGTCTTGCTGTAAACAATATTGGTGAAAAGCTTTATTTAGACAGCGGAACTCTAACTCCTCTTTTAAAAAGGCTGGAAGCAAAAGGATTTATCATGAGAAAGCGGAAAAAAGAAGATGAAAGAGTTGTTCAGGTTTTTATATCAGAATCCGGAAAAGCTCTGCAGCAAAAAGCTTGTGAAATCCCTGCTAAAATGCATCAAAAAGTTGGAGTTTCTAAAGAAGACTGGACAGAACTCAGCAACAGCGTAAAAAAAATATTAAACAAAATAGACAATCAATGAAAACATTATACACCACAAAAGTTACCGCAAAAGGCGGAAGAAACGGACAAGTAAAAAGCGAAAACGGAATTCTTGATCTTGAGGTAAGAATGCCAAAAGCTTTAGGCGGAGCCAATGACGACTTCACAAACCCTGAAATGCTTTTTGCAGCCGGATATTCTGCATGCTTCGACAGTGCTTTAAATTTAGTAATCAATAAATCTAAAATAAAAACCGGCGAAACTACGGTAACAGCTGATGTAAGTATTGGTCAGATAGAAAATGGCGGATTTGGATTAGCCGTAGAATTAGAAGTTAATATTCCTGAAGTTTCTATTGAAGAAGCTCATGAATTGACTGAAAAAGCTCATCAGATTTGTCCTTATTCTAATGCAACAAGAAATAATATCGAGGTAAAACTTACGGTTACCAATAATTAAAATTTGATATAAATTTGATATAAAATCTGTTTCGAAATAGGAAGCAGATTTTTTTGTTTATAAAAATGTAATTTTAAGAATTTCGACAGAAATATTTTTTATTGAACTAGTACTAATTCACTTAACAAAAGAATTATTTTCTTATTTTTGACTCTGAAATTTTCAAAACATTAAAATAATGAAATATATTTTAAGTTTAGGCTTACTTTTGTCTGCGCTTTTCTCTTACGGACAAAACTATCCATTTGCTACAGAATTTGTTAACGGTAAAGTAATTCTTAAAGATTTATCTGAACTGAATGGACAAATAAAATGGTATCCCAGCCAAAATGATAAATTACATTTCAGATCAGATGAAAAAGCAAAACCCGCAAAATATGCACCCAATGATATAACCAGCTTTTCTGCTGAAAATTTGAAGTTTGTTCCTTTGTATAATTTCAAAGCTTACGCTGACAATTATGCACTAGTTGGAACCCCAACAAAAATTACAGAGACATTTGGAGAATTTGTTTCAGAAGGAAAATTCAATATTTATTTTACGTCAATCAGGGGATATAATGCAATTGCAAGAACGTTAGAAGATTATCCTAATTTTGTATTTCAGGATGCTAATGATGCTGACAAAAAACTCTACGCTTATCCTTTCAGAATCAGAATGAAAGAAAAGAAATACGAAAAAGCAAAAGAAGACCTTTATGTTCTTTTTAAAGATTATCCAGAAATTGTTGACAAAATAAAAGCTTTCAAAAAAGAAAACGATTTTTTAGAAATCATCAAAATGATTGAAGATATCAACAAATAAAAGCAGTTTACCTTCTCACAGAATCACTTTTCTTAAAAGCATCTACTTTTAGATAAGAATCATTTTCCTCTTTTTTCTTTTTATCTGAAATTAAAATTCCGAAAAGATGATCAATTTCGTGCTGGAAAATCACGGCGGTAAAACCTTCTACCATTTCTGAGAATTTCTGACCTTTTAAATCAACATATTCCAGTTGAATGACTTTACTTCTGTAAAACTGATCTCTAAAATCGGGAATAGATAAATCGCCTTCCGAGCCGAGATTCTGCAACTCTGACCTCCAGGTAATCACCGGATTAATGAAATATTCCAAAGGTTCTCCTGCTTTGTCAAAACGTTGTACCCAAATTATTTTTCTGTTGATCCCAACTTGCGGAGCGGCAATTCCTACTCCACCGTCAGTTGAAAGAAGTGATTTCTCCATTCTTTTCACCAAAGTTGCCGTGTTTTTGTCAAGCGGATCAATTTCTGTTGAAAGGTTTAGTAAAGTTTTATGTTGATGAACATCGGTAGTCTGATAGATCGGCAAAGCTGAATTAATATCGCCTTGATTGATCAATGAAATTTCACTGGACGTCAATTTCTGAGCATTGATAAAATTGATAAAAAGTATGAAGAGTATGGAGATTTTTTTCATTTTTAAAAGAATGTTAAACAAAGATAGAAATGTTTTTAGGTTTTGGCTAAAGCCAATGGAAATATTTGCATTAAAAAACGGGCTAAAGCCCGTTCCTATTGATTTATTTTGTTTAATTTTTCTCACGCAGATTTAGCAAATTCAGTAGATAAAAATTTGTGACAATCTGTTTAATCTGTGGGATATTTTTTAACACATTATTCACTTTAGAATTTTAATTTTAAAATGTATAAAAGAATACATTAGTCTTAAAAATCAAAGATCTTCTTTGGACACCAACTTGACTCTTTTACCTTTTTACTTGTTTCTTTAAGCCTAATAAGTCTTGGTCATATCCGCGGGAATAATCAGATTAAAATCTGTCGGGATATACACTTTCTCAGGGATTTTTAATTCATCATCTTCAGATTCAAAAACAGAGATCACCGCCATTTTCAGATTCGGGTTTTTCTGTTTGATGTACCAGTAAATTCCGCCAAATTCTTTACTGTGAAAGTTTCCATTGTAATGAATAAATGTTTTTCCTGGCTGCAGATTATTTAGAATAGATTCTGCCATTGTAGCATCTTTTGTCGCCTGAGCTGAAATAAAATTCATCACTTTGGTTCCTTCTGCATGATCGCCCATCATTTTTTTCATTTCAGGATAACCCGGCGTGTCTAAAGTTACGTTAATCGGCAATTGAGCAATATAAGACTTTTCTTTTTCAGTCAATTTATTTAATGACTCCAAGCCTTCTTTTGCTGTTTGAGACGCATATTTTCTTGGAATATTAGTTGCAATAAAGTTCAGATTTTTATCTTTTGCAAAATCAACCAAAGGTTTGTAATCAGTCGTATAATTATTCCACAAACGAACAGAATCTTTTAAACTTTTAGCTTCAATTTTACCGGCAAGATATTTATTAAGCTGTGGCTGATTATCTCTTTCAAACATTTCGGCACCCAAAGTAATCTGCTTATTTTTTTGATCATACAACCCTTCTGTTACTTTTAACTGAAGCCAGTGCACAATTGAATTATTGTGAAGTTCCCCAAAGAAAACAACATCATAATCAGCAAGCTGTTTAACCATTTTTTCAGCTTTAATGGCTTTTCCTTTTTTATTATAGAATTGATACGATTTAAAATTCTGCGCTTTGAATGCAGAAAATCCTAAAACCAATATGGCGATAAAAATATTTTTCATTTTATATTTTTTGATTTTTTTAAACACAAATGGAACAAATGACTTCACAAATATCACAAATAATTATTGATTATAAATTTACAAATTAGTGCTATTCGTGAAAAAAAAATTGTGAAATTTGTGTTTAAGTTCAACAAAAAAGACCGTTTTGAATCTTCAAACAAAACGGTCTTCATCCAATCATCTAATTATTTATTTTTCAAGATCTGCTACCAAATCTTTCCATTCTTGTAGTTCAGGGATTCCCGGCTTTCTTTTTCCGAAGAATTGTACGATAAACTCGCCTTCGCTGTTGAATACTTCGATTGCCGTAACTTCACCATCTTCAGTTGGTTTTTTCACGATCCAAGCTTCAGCGATCTTTGTAACATCTAAATGTAAATTGAAATCAGGATCCATTACATTAAACCATTGTTGGTGCCACATTGTTTTTTTCACTTCTCCGGTGTGAATCTGAATAATTCCTCTGTTTCCAACGAAAACCATGATCGGAAGTCTCTTTTCAGAAGCATCTTCCAAAACGTTTACTACTTTTGAAGGATCAATTTTTTTAGCATAACCTTCCGGAGCCAATCTCAAAGCCTGAGTTCTAGAAACACCGAATTTTCTGGTCATCATAAAGAAATCGTGTGTATCTTTAAGTTCTGTCCAAGCTTTTTTGAAACCTTCAGCATCGATTTCTGAATCTTCTTTTTCAGGAGCTTTTGGAGCAACTGCTTCAAATTCGAAAACTTCATTCTGATCTTCAGCTTTAAACTGAGCAACGATAGGTTCGAAAGCTTCAACATTGCTGTCTTTCGTTAAATAAATTTTGTGAAGTGCTAAACCATCTTTTCCGAAGA
Above is a genomic segment from Chryseobacterium mulctrae containing:
- a CDS encoding hemin-degrading factor; protein product: MNTIVNDLKEKWEALKAENPHMRIRNAAAELGVSEAELLLTNVGEEVTVLKPEFANILTEVEKLGKVMALTRNDECVHERKGTYLNGDFSSPHAQLFVGEDIDLRIFQNHWKFAFAVVEGDKKSLQFFGKDGLALHKIYLTKDSNVEAFEPIVAQFKAEDQNEVFEFEAVAPKAPEKEDSEIDAEGFKKAWTELKDTHDFFMMTRKFGVSRTQALRLAPEGYAKKIDPSKVVNVLEDASEKRLPIMVFVGNRGIIQIHTGEVKKTMWHQQWFNVMDPDFNLHLDVTKIAEAWIVKKPTEDGEVTAIEVFNSEGEFIVQFFGKRKPGIPELQEWKDLVADLEK
- a CDS encoding peptide deformylase is translated as MKKISILFILFINFINAQKLTSSEISLINQGDINSALPIYQTTDVHQHKTLLNLSTEIDPLDKNTATLVKRMEKSLLSTDGGVGIAAPQVGINRKIIWVQRFDKAGEPLEYFINPVITWRSELQNLGSEGDLSIPDFRDQFYRSKVIQLEYVDLKGQKFSEMVEGFTAVIFQHEIDHLFGILISDKKKKEENDSYLKVDAFKKSDSVRR
- a CDS encoding organic hydroperoxide resistance protein; translation: MKTLYTTKVTAKGGRNGQVKSENGILDLEVRMPKALGGANDDFTNPEMLFAAGYSACFDSALNLVINKSKIKTGETTVTADVSIGQIENGGFGLAVELEVNIPEVSIEEAHELTEKAHQICPYSNATRNNIEVKLTVTNN
- a CDS encoding ChaN family lipoprotein; this translates as MKNIFIAILVLGFSAFKAQNFKSYQFYNKKGKAIKAEKMVKQLADYDVVFFGELHNNSIVHWLQLKVTEGLYDQKNKQITLGAEMFERDNQPQLNKYLAGKIEAKSLKDSVRLWNNYTTDYKPLVDFAKDKNLNFIATNIPRKYASQTAKEGLESLNKLTEKEKSYIAQLPINVTLDTPGYPEMKKMMGDHAEGTKVMNFISAQATKDATMAESILNNLQPGKTFIHYNGNFHSKEFGGIYWYIKQKNPNLKMAVISVFESEDDELKIPEKVYIPTDFNLIIPADMTKTY
- a CDS encoding NAD(P)H-dependent oxidoreductase yields the protein MSLIENLNWRHAVKAYNPEKKVSQEDLNKILEAARLAPTSSGLQPFRVIVVENQDLKNKMVEGALNPEVMRDSSHVLVFAAWDSYSNEKIDKVYDYTTDERDLPRGRFGSYTDKIKTMYNAQTPEQHFAHTARQTYIALGLAMAQAAELKIDSTPAEGFSNEVVDEILGLKELGLKSVSLLYLGYRDQDNDWMASMKKVRIPMEEFIIKK
- a CDS encoding MarR family winged helix-turn-helix transcriptional regulator, which gives rise to MENSESLKLENQICFPLYVIAKQITGLYRPFLDELDITYPQYLVMMTLWENDGLAVNNIGEKLYLDSGTLTPLLKRLEAKGFIMRKRKKEDERVVQVFISESGKALQQKACEIPAKMHQKVGVSKEDWTELSNSVKKILNKIDNQ